In Fundulus heteroclitus isolate FHET01 chromosome 8, MU-UCD_Fhet_4.1, whole genome shotgun sequence, a genomic segment contains:
- the LOC105929991 gene encoding putative UDP-GlcNAc:betaGal beta-1,3-N-acetylglucosaminyltransferase LOC100288842, with the protein MSNEAFAAAVMQCCLFKLRTHQWCFLLFNVLLFHALLFGADFVEEYLLQPAPVVYTDGKVADVREKARKLDLSTSRENASQAYPISNPDACRNSDLFLLTLVFSSPANVTQRYAVRRTWGNRTQIEGRPVKILFVTVSTESSMTQQNLVRESELHGDLIQSRAVEESSLHGAKERTLLALRWVITFCPLVPLVLLTKESVFINLPAIGSYLLGFHKHPEDLYLGRVIQKESPDRDPDSPHYLPRTLYRDKHLPEYCEGTAYVLSQDVVRKVYIASSTVLAPIPGDAFVGFCARKAGVTPAHSSRFSGERHFHYNACCYRHLYSSAGFGSQELERVWEDLEQKGERCSLLKMYYGLVVCKVRTYLDEVLFHNSKGQT; encoded by the exons ATGAGCAACGAGGCATTTGCGGCAGCTGTCATGCAG TGCTGTCTGTTCAAGCTGCGTACCCATCAGTGGTGTTTCCTTCTGTTTAACGTCCTGCTGTTCCACGCGCTGCTGTTCGGCGCCGATTTTGTCGAGGAGTACCTCCTGCAGCCTGCCCCTGTGGTTTACACCGATGGTAAGGTCGCTGATGTGAGGGAAAAAGCAAGAAAACTGGACTTGAGCACCTCAAGAGAGAACGCGTCCCAGGCATATCCAATCTCTAATCCCGACGCCTGCAGAAACTCGGACCTCTTCCTCCTCACGCTGGTCTTCAGCTCTCCGGCTAATGTCACCCAAAGATACGCAGTGAGGAGAACATGGGGAAACAGAACACAAATTGAAGGTCGCCCAGTTAAGATACTCTTCGTCACAGTATCGACTGAGTCTTCTATGACACAACAGAACCTCGTGAGAGAATCTGAACTTCATGGCGATTTGATTCAAAGTCGCGCAGTAGAGGAGTCATCCCTCCACGGAGCAAAGGAGAGGACATTGCTAGCTCTTCGCTGGGTAATCACGTTCTGTCCTCTCGTCCCTTTGGTTCTATTGACTAAGGAGTCTGTGTTCATAAACCTTCCTGCCATTGGAAGTTACCTGCTGGGGTTTCACAAGCATCCAGAGGACCTGTATCTAGGCAGAGTGATCCAGAAAGAGTCCCCCGACAGGGACCCCGACAGTCCACACTACCTGCCTCGCACTCTCTACCGTGACAAGCATCTACCAGAATACTGCGAAGGAACTGCTTACGTTCTGTCGCAGGACGTGGTCCGTAAAGTCTACATCGCATCCTCTACAGTCCTCGCCCCCATCCCAGGCGATGCTTTCGTAGGTTTCTGCGCTCGTAAAGCCGGCGTCACACCGGCCCACAGCTCCAGGTTCTCAGGAGAGAGACACTTCCACTACAACGCCTGCTGCTACCGACATCTCTACAGTTCTGCCGGATTTGGGAGCCAGGAGTTAGAACGTGTGTGGGAAGACCTTGAGCAGAAAGGTGAACGATGCTCACTGCTGAAGATGTACTATGGCCTTGTGGTCTGCAAGGTTCGCACATATTTGGATGAAGTGTTATTCCACAACTCAAAGGGGCAGACTTGA